The DNA segment TCCTTTCTATTCCCCTTGATTATTATTTTTTAATGTAAAAATTAAAATTACAAACGAAGCAAAAACAAGGACAGAATATTATATTATTATTCTATGCCCACCAAATCCGACTTCTTAAAATACACTAGTTTAGTAAGACCAAAATTGCTTTGCCCCTTTAGGGAGGCAGTGGATTATGAGATTGATCAGTTAGTGTATAAACTTTACAATCTTACACCGGAGGAGGTTAAGATTGTGGAGGGAAAATAAATTTATGAGCATAGGTGATATGAGACAAATAAAAAATCAAATAATTAAGGAACCGAATCATGACGGTCATGCCACCCTTCGAGACCCTCAGGGTGACAATACTAGGCCATTTTCGCCCTTGACAGGTACTAAATAAAAGCTATAATCAGAATTAGGAGGTGAAGCATGGATATTACTGCTCATGTTTTTAGGTCTTTAGCTAAAATCCAACGTAATAATCCGCAATTGTTAATTAATGAGTGGGCAATAATTAGTCCTTTAGCTTGGGAAATACATGCCTGGTTTGATGCATTTTTCGGCTTACCTCCTTATGATGGTGTATATTCACTTTATTATCATCGGGAAGTAAGGCATCATCGTGAAGGAATTATTGAAGCAGTAAAAGTTTTTAGTCAAAGATTTGGGCAACGCTATGCTGATTTGATCGAAGAAATAGCAAAAGATCATGTTCGCGATGATTTTAACGAAATACCCAGCAGAGCAGAATGCAGTCTGCATTATTTAAATCAAAAAATGGGTTGGTAAAGGCGCTGATGAATATATTGGCGCTTTTTTCTTTGGGCAGAAATATGACCCCTGGCCACCGTAGGTGTCTTGATTTTTGGAAAGAAAATAATCTTTATCCTAAACTCTAAGCAAATAAGATAGCATTTCTGTACAGTGGCCTGGGTCAGATGTGATTTTCTAACTCTTGACTTTTTAGAAATTTTAGATTAAAATTTCTATGATAGAAAATCCTTTGATAAACCATTAACTTAGAGGAGGTAAATAATGGAAAATAACCGAAAATTTTGGTTGGCTTCTGCAATGATGATTGTTGGCGGTGCTGGGGTTTGCTACGGCTATCATTTGCCCTGGTATAGTTATTTCTTGCCGTTTTTAATGATCGCTTTTTTCTTTTTCTCATCCGAGAATGAAAAAAAACGCTGGGCCAAAGCCGTGGCTAAGTACGAAAATTTCATGGAATGGTCAAACCGCTATTTGGCATCTGCAAATAAATTTGTTGAGACTGGGCAGAAATATATTGAAAATGGAGAATATTTACTCGCTCTCTACCGCGAACAGGAGGGGTTACCCCAGGAAGAGGAGACATGGAGTGAGGCAACCAGAACCAAAATGGTTCAGCTCTATTTTCGCCTTAAAAAAATGGGTAAAATCACTTTCCATTAATTCTATAGCAACGTTCTGATTAAGTTCGGAACGTTTTTTTATTGGTAAAGACCGCTTGATTTCCGCTGAAATAAAGCATAAAATAAAGATAACAACCTTATAAAACTATGCCAATTCCTATTGAAAAAGATTTGACAAAAATAATAAAACTCCAAGAAAAATTAAAAAAAGTAGATGATCTGATTTTTATTATTATTGGTATTTTTTGTTTTCTAATTTTAGTGCAGCCGGCAATCAGCGAGCTATCGGTTAATAATTCCGGGATTATTAATATCTTCAGATACGACCCTACGGCTTACAATGATTTGCAGGAAAATATTTTAGGTACGGCAGTAATCATTAGCTTTATTGCCCTGTTTATTCTCTTTAATCTTCATTTCCGCATACGAAATCGCCTTGGTCAAACCGGTTTGGATAGTTTGGCTGAAAGATTAAGAAACTTTTTTAATCTGCCGCCTCAAGGAAAAAAATAATATTTAAAATAAATTTCGTGAAAATTGAAAATATTAAAAAAAATCTCGATCGCTATTGGCCTGTGAATGTCGTTATTTTAATCCTAGCGGGTTTTTTATTATATTTAGCTTTTACCAGAAGTGATTTAGTTATGGCCATATTGGCTGGTATTTTTATTGTGACTGAAATTATCATTCTGCTTGTTGTTGACCCCATGGTGAATTCTTTGGCCAAGAATGGAATGGATTATTCGCTATACATGCACATCATGGATTACGTCAAGATTAATTACCCCAGTCTGATTTTTTTAATCCTTTTATTATATATAATAATTCTTGAGTCTGGTGATCGACTGGCTAGCTTTTCGCCTCTGCACCAACAAATTCTCGAAGTTTTATTAATAGGAAGTTTTATATTTGCATCTGTAGTGAATTTTATAAACAGAAATCGGCATAAATAATTTAAAATAAATTTTATGAAAAAATATCTATTTTTAATCTCCATCTTAATTTTTTTAATCATTGGTTTGGTTATGGGTTATTATATTTTTAGCCCCAAACAAACCGGGCCTAAAATTGATTCCTTGATCATTTACAACAAACTGCAAAACCAGGGCTTTTTAGTGACCCAGGATTATGTGTCTGAGCAAAAAGTGACTATTGATAACACCACTGGCACCTGGTGGAAAGATCTGTTCTGGGGTCAGAAAATTACTGCTTCGTCAGTTTTGAAAGTCAGCTTGGGCGTGGATCTGCAAAAACTGCAGCCCCAAGATATTACTTCAGACAATAAAATTACTATTAATCTGCCGCCAATTGAGGTGCAAAGCGTGGAAGTATTGTGGGACATTATTTTGCAAAACAGTCAGGGCGTATTAAAGCGCTTATTAAATAATAATGATGGCTATAATCAGGCTCTGGCCCAGCTTAAAGACCAGGCCAAAGCAGCCGCGCTATCCCCAGATATCACCAGCCAAACCCAGGCCGCGACAATTACTGAGATTACTAAGCTGGTTAGGCTGATTGTGGGAGATAAGGATGTGGCGGTTAATTTTAGGAAATAATATTTTCCAATTACCAAAATCAGTTATCCGGAAATCCCGGATAGTAGACTAACTTAGTCGGATTTTCCTACATAGTGAACTGTTTCCATTTTGGAACAGGTTGAAATTAATTAAATAAAATTGAAAATAAAAAAAACAAAATAATACCAAAATCTAAAATTCAAAATTCAAAAATTGATATTAAATATTTGTGCTTTGAATTTATTTTGTCATTTGTGCTTTGTCTTTTGAATTTCAAATCAACCCTGCCCAATGGGCAGAAGATCGCAATAACCCCATTAACATAAAAAAATAATTAAATCCCTAAATATGCCAATAACCAATCGTTCTGACATTTACCCTGGCCTCAAAGTCGCCATTACCCTGAAAGAAGATCAAGGCACTGATATTTTAACTGAAGGAATAGTCCAAGATATTTTAACCAATAGCTCTGAACATCCCCGCGGGATAAAAGTGAGATTGACAGATGGACAGGTTGGCAGGGTGCAGGAGATTAGACAGCATAATTAAAATAATTCTGAGAAAAAAGGAACCCTGTGCTTGGCACAGGGTTTCTTGATGGAAATTTTTATTGGCTAGCCTATTTTTTTAACGATCGAGTTCGCCAGCAAGTTTATAGCCAAACCCAGGCCGCCACAGCCGATTATAATGAAAATTCCTCCAAATATTACTACCGCGAACTTTTGTCTGCTCAGCTCGTTATTGGGATAATGAAATAGGGTAATCAGTGTGATGACAAAGACTACCAGCGGGGAAAGTAGGCCTATTGGGAATGAGCCATATTCCCAAAAATTCCCGTAATCCCAATTTTGTTTGGCAGATTCATAGATACACCAGAGGCCAACGATCATGCCGGGTACAAAGCCCAAGAGCACAGATCTTCGGACGATCATGGCTTTAAATTCTTCAGGTACATGCTGATAACCTCCCACTACGCCGATGCTGGCTATAACATAGCCTTCAAGATAGTACATCGCAAAGCCAGTTAGGGCGCCAATCAGCGCTCCGTATATCCACG comes from the Patescibacteria group bacterium genome and includes:
- a CDS encoding DUF4230 domain-containing protein; its protein translation is MKKYLFLISILIFLIIGLVMGYYIFSPKQTGPKIDSLIIYNKLQNQGFLVTQDYVSEQKVTIDNTTGTWWKDLFWGQKITASSVLKVSLGVDLQKLQPQDITSDNKITINLPPIEVQSVEVLWDIILQNSQGVLKRLLNNNDGYNQALAQLKDQAKAAALSPDITSQTQAATITEITKLVRLIVGDKDVAVNFRK
- a CDS encoding YwbE family protein; the encoded protein is MPITNRSDIYPGLKVAITLKEDQGTDILTEGIVQDILTNSSEHPRGIKVRLTDGQVGRVQEIRQHN